In Chryseobacterium arthrosphaerae, one genomic interval encodes:
- the tssD gene encoding type VI secretion system tube protein TssD, with product KITVEATDKSDILESLLNGKYKPTVGEITFNKSHEEGTLTTLKWNNGYVIQHEVDFDAVDDNSMYISFVVSAEQIDLGNSSYFGAWPS from the coding sequence CAAAATTACGGTGGAAGCTACGGATAAATCAGACATCCTGGAAAGTTTACTGAACGGAAAGTATAAGCCTACAGTAGGAGAGATTACTTTCAACAAATCTCACGAAGAAGGAACACTAACAACATTAAAGTGGAACAATGGTTATGTAATTCAGCATGAAGTAGATTTCGACGCTGTGGATGACAACAGTATGTATATTAGTTTTGTGGTAAGTGCAGAGCAGATAGATCTGGGGAATTCTTCGTACTTCGGAGCATGGCCTTCTTAA